The genome window AATATTAAAtggattttattttctttatccTAACTTACAAGAGTCTGTTACaaatttcatatacatatatatattacaaagaaCTATATGCTTGTATTTTTTGCCATTATATTCCCTTATAGAGAAGTTAGGTGAAAGATATaattaatgattttaaaatttattttataattatctattaaaaaatcaaagatCAATTaggttgaaataatttttttaatgaaaatatgaTGAATTTACTTGGATGGATGATTGGATAATTTTGATTGATCTGATTTTTGTACACTGCATGAGAGACATTATTAATAAGATTTAGAAATACAGTACCTAACTAAAAAGTTTGAAAGTCGTTAGCGTACAACACTAGgaaatctgtttttttttttttttgacgaaaggAAATCTGTTTTAGTATTTATAAAACAAAGTTAAAAATGGTCTACGTTGAGATGCCCGTCAACAACTGGGGCACCAAATTCTACAGATGCGTGCTACAGTTACTAGCATATTGCGGCAATAGCTTATAGCCATGGACTGAAAAACACCCCACCACGAAACGAAACGAAACATTTTAGTGATGTCTCCATCAGTCAGATAAGAGGAGAAACAATACAAGTAATGTCAAACCACAAACTGCACATGTTCTTCGGCTTCGTCCATCTGCGATACTGCACAGACATCAAATGCTAGTTTCGCGTTAGAAGTGGGTGATCACCGCTAGACACAATGCAATTGAAGCCTTTTCCGATACCCCAATTCAGTCAGTCTCATACCAGTCAGTAACGCAGATCAGTACCTGGTCAGAGAAGTTTTCCTGATTGTGAAGAAGTGAGAGCGgacaataatattttgattgaaTATAATAGAAGTCCAAAGCATTAGGAGACTAATAGCAATCCTAACCTGAGTGGCAATCAATCCAATATAAACAACTTTCAGACACGACTGATTCAAATTTCAGATCCATGACACAAAAGCTAATCAGTTCGTTCATAGAAAGCTATGTAATCTTTGAcactaatttaatttaaaatgtaaaataagaTTAAACTGACACCGTGTCAACCATTTATATTATTCAGAACTCAGATATACTGAAAGATGATAGAGTACACTTCATGCAGATATATTTACGAAACTCATACTGTCTGGCATCAGGACATAAAAAACAGTTTCCTAGATCATTGTTAAAACCTCAAGGATCTTGGTCCTCCGCCtgaatatttaaaacttggGACACCATAAGCTTAGATAGCTCACTAAGTGCAGCTCGCACTTGATTATCATCCGGCTCCCTATTGCCTGACCATCCTGGCAATTGTGAACTCATCCTCGTGTATTCACTAGCAGCAgcctttgattttctttttgtagCTAGAACTTTCTCAAGATCTGATTGTGATAATGGCCTGGGTtcctgaaaatataataaagattGAAGACTCATCAAGAAGAACATGGGCAAAAACAATAAacttattgaaatttttgtactCGAACTTCATGCATATATTGAAGACCAGTAACGAGGAAATGGGCAAGGAAAAGAAAAACCTTACTGAGCATCTCTGGCcccaacaaaataataaaaagaagtaTAACTGTTTGAACAATTGTAATGAATTGGCCATATTGAAAAGATTATACTTTACAACATTAATAATCCAACCGACCCTACGAAGCGAGGACAGTTCCTAGAGAATCACATCTCAAGCATGGACACATATATGTGGCGGACACTGCCACTCCTACGTACTCTTAGTCACATCCCtgacaatataatatttatctttGGATATACATATTTCCGATGTGGACATTTTAACCTCAGCAGCCCATTTATAAGTATTAGTGTACATATCAGTTCCCCATTTTTCGAAGATTAATGTGTAATCTAGCAtaactttattattaattttattatactgACTACTAATTTTGGTACTATACTAAGGCACACTGTGTAAACCTCTAGGTGAACCAACTTAGCCTACTTCAAATTTAAGCCAGCTTGAAGACTTCAGGTCCTGATTATCATGAACCCTTACACAAAGGTAGGTGAAAATTCCTAAAGAGGGTAGTTCAATTATTGTGTGGGGAAGTTTTCTCATTGCAATTTCCCATCCCAGAAGAATTTCCAGGCTTCTAATAGTCAAATATCAGATTTTTCATAAGTAAATAGAAGTTTCATGCACCAGCCCAAAATGAATTAacgtgggggggggggggggggggatgtgTTAATCTACTTGACCTGCTATTGATCGGAAAAGTTAATAAGCaatgaaagcaacattcattCGACTAAATAATTAATGATGTTGTTCCTTTAGAATCAAAGAAGTAATATACGAGAAAAGAATACAGACCGAAGATTCCAGTCCATTCTTTTCAGCATTAAGAAGGTCCCTGATGGGAAAATAGGCTGCCTGCTTGCAGAGCTCAAGAAGATCTGAGCCACTATACCCATCACATAAACCAGCTATGTGATCAAAGTCAATTGAACTCTCCACCCTCTCCCCCTTCAAGATAACCTTTAATATATCAACTCTACCCCTGCGATCAGGTAATCCAATTTTAAAAGCCTGGGGGAGACGTCTTAGTATTGCTTCATCAAGCTCTGATGGACGATTAGTGGCCGCAAGAACCATCACCCTTGCATTTTCtacataaaaatatcaaaaatgagTAAAACTAGTGAAAAGGTAGCTACTGATCCTGATCAGTGGTCACAAAACACAGTTATGACATGGAAAGAGAAACTGAGAGGTCGACTTTAATCAAggtacatttttataaaaagtaatCAAGAGAACATACGATCAGTGGTGAAACCATCCCATAACGCCATGAACTCTGTCTTCATGTTTGTTAATGCTTCATGGTCACTAGAACGCCGCTGACCCAGAAAGCTGTCGACCtcatcaataaatataatagCAGGTTGGAGTTTATGGGCCAAACTAAATACAGCCGACACTGCAAATTATTTTGCATATATTAAAGAAACAAACAGCCTAAATATAAAAGTATTGGGACCAGAACACAGGAACAACTAATTTAATGCACAGGACACGAAGCCCAAGACAACTACAGAACCGAAGACACATTTGAGACCAACTATAATTCTTTTTAAggaattttctgaaaaaagtaTAATAATCGAAATTTATAAGCCAAGTCAATCAGGCTGATATGTAATCCTCCCTTACCAGCCAAGCTGCAACTATATTACCATTACTGCAAAAAAAACAGGCAAAAGTCCTTGGACCAGAAGCTAAGTAGAGCTATCAGCAAAAAAACAAGTTTTAGAACTaagtatttaaaatatagttggtCAATGCAAAAGAGAAAAATAAGAATCAAGCTTGATAGAATTTTAATCACATGTCTAATTAAAGACTAAATGAAGTAACAACTAATAAAGATACAATGACTAAAGCAAAAACACACTCACCAAGTTTTTGTGCATCACCAAACCACTTGCTCATAAGATTTGCTATTCTTACGTTAATGAAAACTGCCCCCGACTCTTTTGCAATAGCTTTTGCGAGCATAGTCTTTCCCGTGCCTGGAGGCCCATATAACAGCACACCTTTCTGAGGACCAAGGAGTTTCCCGTGTGAAAAAAGTTCTGGCCTACAGAGTGGGAGAATGACCATTTCATGCAGTGACTGCTTAATGCTGTCCAGCCCTCCAATTGAATCAAATTCCACATCAATGTGATCAGGATTAATAACATCACAAGCTATTACATCCTGCAAGGCATTATTTGAAAAGTTAAACATAGCGATTACATGGATCTTTAAACCACCGAAGGAATCATGCTCTAGGGGTGTCACCATGAACGAACTAGAAAATGAAGAGAAGGAAGGTGACAATTACactcaaatatattttacaattaattttaaatttaggaaAAATAACTAAATGCTATCGCTAAATCGCTCAAGCACACCTATACGCAGCCCAACTTTCAAAATCTCTGCTGCCTACTATCTCTCTACATCATCCCAATCTGAGTCTTTACATATTTGCAGCTTGTCCTCTTCTGTTTGCCTACATGCTACAGCACAAttatttgattttcttctcttatttttcttttctatctGACATCtggatttaaattttttttttttgttgttgttgtatctCTCTTATGCTTGTTGCTTGTTCTTAGGGGTGGTAATTTTGGGTCATAGTCTAGGTTCATGTTGGCCCACCTATATCAAATCCTGTTTCTAATTTAATCTGAACACGGcgagaaatttaaataaaaaaaataattaacaccCTCAAGCTTTGTTTACGTAAAATAAGGAATTACAACAAATCAATGGATGGTTAGTCGGGTCCCAAGCTAAAGCAAAAGAACCACATGATCCTTGCACCAATATCTAAAAAATCAAGATGGTAGAAATACTTGCAATTACTAACAAAGTGAAGCAAAGTAAGCACGGTAGAGGATATGTAAAAGAGAGATATAGAAAATATGGTGATAGATGAGTGTGACAGATAATAAATTAGGATTCTCAAAAATTACAGGTAAAGTTGACTACAAGAACTAGAAATGGGATGGGGATGCTGTTGTGGAGAGAGATACTAGGTAAAAGAGGTTATGAACTTCGGGTTGAGAACAAGGTTCCGAAGCAAGAACAATAGAGACAAGGGAATAAACGATACCAGACAGAGTGCATCTTAGGTTTCGGATACAGGGTTCAGAAATATGTCCTCAATTGTAGTCTGTTATCGAATTTTGAGTATAATTACGTAGTAAAActattatgttatatatttaaataagttaTACCATATACGAAGGTAAAGGCTACTGCTATGGTAGTAACATTAGCAGGCCGCTTCGGGTTTTTTGGATCGACCCAAATATGCCCTATTTTTGGGTAATTGCAACAAAGATGCCAGGAAATTTAAGATACCCCaagagaaaatgaaaatgaatagAAAACTTCAAGATTTCAAAAAACCTGTGGACATTAAACCCAGATATTTGACTGGGAATACCCTGCAAATGAGCTACATCTACATTCTAGTTTCTATGGAATTGAACGATGCTCTTGAATGCACGATGATGCATCCATTTTTCCTACATGAAGCATTGTTAAACATTATATAAAAGGAATATATGCCAATAAAACAAACTACCTAGAAGTTCTTCTTTCTCATTTAGCTGAAATTTTGACTTAAAACAAACATTGCTATGTTTAGGtcctaaaatttaaatttcaagctACTACTAACTCCACTAAGCTTCATAACTTACCATTGTACCATATGTAGAACCTCCCCCTGTTCCATATTTCAGATATAAGCACCCATTTAGTTTGTTCTGTATATTCACTTACACAGCAATTCATTGCTTAACACAAATCATGCCACCACTAGAAAACCCTCATCCCACATCCTAGTCTGACAAATACATCTCTAATGGAAAAGTGAATTTAATCATGATACACATAATACAGAACGTACATCACCAAAATACGCGATGAcgataaataaaattcattatcCAACAACAAAAAATAGCCCCATTGAAACTTTCGACCTATCTAAAACACATccaccaaaaaaattaaaagggcCTGGTCCATAAAAGAACCAGAATGGGAATACAACACAATTATAACCGAGAACACCCAAGAACAACATTCCAGCCGCAATTCAACGTCGCTAAATTAGATAATCAAACacataaa of Daucus carota subsp. sativus chromosome 3, DH1 v3.0, whole genome shotgun sequence contains these proteins:
- the LOC108214060 gene encoding uncharacterized protein LOC108214060, with translation MKGGETKFLQELILYAASAAFSCLVLFVGLRQLDPNREASKKAHEAKKEIAKRLGRPLIQTNPYEDVIACDVINPDHIDVEFDSIGGLDSIKQSLHEMVILPLCRPELFSHGKLLGPQKGVLLYGPPGTGKTMLAKAIAKESGAVFINVRIANLMSKWFGDAQKLVSAVFSLAHKLQPAIIFIDEVDSFLGQRRSSDHEALTNMKTEFMALWDGFTTDQNARVMVLAATNRPSELDEAILRRLPQAFKIGLPDRRGRVDILKVILKGERVESSIDFDHIAGLCDGYSGSDLLELCKQAAYFPIRDLLNAEKNGLESSEPRPLSQSDLEKVLATKRKSKAAASEYTRMSSQLPGWSGNREPDDNQVRAALSELSKLMVSQVLNIQAEDQDP